Proteins found in one Takifugu rubripes chromosome 17, fTakRub1.2, whole genome shotgun sequence genomic segment:
- the prom1b gene encoding prominin 1 b isoform X5, translated as MLWARWLVLLLCWGATSGEQPEDERSALPAEGQPDPRRQRSPPPVEPLDFGFVPAAVYDTHAYYEPGPIGLLFHVVHAFLYVVQPNPFPKDMIIKVIQQNMGGIKIEEWRKPENVVLLLQWVYYEVGFLICTTVGVLLLVVTPIIGACFCVCRCCENCGGEMHQRQRKNADCQRGFFTASLIATSVLIIVGVVIAYAANHNMSLHVKSTRRLINTNIRDLKTFANNTPSQIDYLMGQYITAKNKVLSELDNIGPLLGGRIHSQLEKEVVPSLDGALRMAGAKIENAIKAMRETKEALENVSSALEVLQEATGRLKASLSDERASLSNTLSDPACTNGAVSHTCSSVRATLAQLGANADFSRLADVNQALANVNVILGTDLSNIVQKGYSSFNDTPRLVKEQTRNIVSGVKSMLDKIGTEINSFAKMFPVESSLANFTTFLNLQQKTVESYYPQLDQMDFYRWIGCVGALCMVVLVLAFNILGLLCGTCGYDRQATPTTRGCLSNTGGNLLMAGVGFSFIFAWVLMGVVTTLFVVGGNVEKLLCEPLANRQLFKIIDTPFLVHPAKKNFLPGMLFQNPNIDLTLGSMYSDCYENSGLYHALQLETMFNINSFLNRTVYNKDLAKVFENVQVDLQGISLLEQAGRDALINFANSGIGYIDYDSYLAELNKGVTLVDLLTFSADLEAQADQLPRGALENALKGHASSIRQIHRDQVLPMEREMSTLSQSIKQLQRTSSDLPVSRRAPLRTFHPAVCCSLPHDRSHPFRYAATQSPSRRDVSESKLVLCRAQETRGYMQSLVGYFRQYTQWVKNSLSGEVAPCKPISNMVDSMEIVACSFIIDSVNTFWFGLGGCSILLIPSIIFSIKLAKYYRRMDTEDVFEDSPYSLTHFSRASAPPSSSNC; from the exons ATGTTGTGGGCCAGGTGGCtcgtcctgctgctctgctgggggGCCACTAGCGGCGAGCAGCCGGAGGACGAGAGGAGTGCGCTCCCGGCTGAGGGCCAGCCGGACCCCCGCAGACAGCGGTCCCCTCCGCCGGTGGAACCTTTGGACTTCGGCTTTGTCCCCGCGGCGGTTTATGACACCCACGCTTACTACGAGCCGGGGCCCATCGGGCTCCTCTTCCACGTAGTCCACGCTTTCCTCTACGTTGTCCAGCCGAACCCCTTCCCCAAAG ACATGATCATTAAAGTCATTCAGCAGAACATGGGAGGAATCAAAATAGAAGAATGGAGGAAG CCGGAAAATGTAGTCCTGTTACTGCAG TGGGTCTACTACGAAGTGGGATTCCTCATATGCACGACGGTCGGCGTCCTGCTCCTGGTCGTCACGCCCATCATCGGCGCGTGTTTCTGCGTGTGTCGGTGCTGCGAGAACTGCGGCGGCGAGATGCaccagagacagaggaagaacgCCGACTGCCAAAGAGGGTTCTTCACCGCCTCGCTCATCGCCACGTCGGTCCTAATCAT TGTGGGGGTCGTCATCGCCTACGCTGCCAATCACAACATGAGCCTGCACGTCAAGAGCACGCGGCGGTTGATCAACACCAATATCAGAGACCTGAAGACATTCGCTAACAACACACCCTCG CAAATCGACTACCTGATGGGTCAGTACATCACAGCCAAGAACAAAGTTCTGTCAGAGCTCGACA ATATTGGACCTTTGCTGGGCGGGCGGATCCACAGTCAGCTGGAAAAGGAAGTGGTTCCGTCCCTGGACGGTGCACTGCGTATGGCAGGAG CAAAAATTGAGAATGCCATCAAAG CCATGCGGGAGACCAAGGAGGCCCTGGAGAACGTCAGCTCCGCCCTGGAGGTCCTTCAGGAGGCGACGGGGAGGCTTAAAGCCAGTCTGTCCGACGAACGAGCCTCGCTGTCCAACACCCTGTCGGACCCCGCCTGCACCAACGGCGCCGTGTCCCACACTTGTAGCTCCGTGCGGGCCACGCTGGCCCAGCTGGGGGCCAATGCCGATTTCTCCCGG CTTGCAGATGTCAATCAAGCCTTGGCCAACGTCAACGTCATCCTGGGCACCGACCTCAGCAACATCGTTCAGAAG GGTTACTCGTCCTTCAATGACACACCAAGACTGGTGAAAGAGCAGACTAGGAACATCGTCTCAG GAGTCAAGAGCATGCTGGATAAAATTGGAACAGAAATCAACAGCTTCGCCAAGATGTTCCCAGTGGAAAGTTCTCTGGCAAACTTCACCACTTTCCTCAATCTGCAGCAGAAAACGGTGGAGTCCTACTATCCACAGCTTGATCAGATGGATTTCTACAG gtggaTCGGCTGTGTGGGGGCGCTCTGCATGGTCGTACTCGTCCTGGCCTTCAACATCCTCGGACTGCTGTGCGGCACCTGTGGTTACGACaggcaggccacgcccacaaccAGAGGCTGCCTGTCAAACACCGGTGGAAACCTGCTTATGGC CGGGGTGGGATTCTCGTTCATCTTCGCCTGGGTGCTGATGGGCGTCGTAACCACTCTGTTTGTCGTCGGCGGCAACGTGGAGAAGCTGTTGTGCGAGCCGCTGGCTAACCGACAGCTGTTCAAG ATCATTGACACGCCGTTCCTGGTTCATCCCGCCAAGAAGAACTTCCTTCCCGGAATGCTGTTCCAGAATCCAAACATCGACCTGACTCTGGGAAGCATGTACAG CGACTGTTACGAGAACAGCGGCCTGTATCACGCCCTGCAGCTGGAGACCATGTTCAACATCAACTCCTTCCTCAACAGAACCGTG TACAACAAGGACCTGGCCAAAGTGTTTGAGAACGTGCAGGTGGACCTGCAGGGCATCTCGCTGCTGGAGCAGGCCGGCAGAGACGCGCTCATCAACTTCGCCAACTCTGGAATCGGATATATCGACTACGACTCCTACCTGGCTGAG TTAAATAAAGGAGTCACTCTCGTGGACCTCCTGACCTTCTCCGCTGACCTGGAGGCTCAAGCCGACCAACTG CCTCGCGGCGCTCTGGAGAACGCCCTGAAAGGACACGCCAGCAGTATCAGACAGATCCACAGAGACCAGGTGCTTCCAATGGAGCGAGAGATG AGCACCTTGAGCCAGAgcatcaaacagctgcagaggACGTCCAGCGACCTGCCGGTGAGCAGACGCGCACCTTTAAGAACCTTCCATCCCGCCGTGTGTTGCTCACTCCCACATGACCGGTCTCACCCTTTCAG GTACGCGGCTACGCAAAGTCCCAGCCGTCGAGACGTCTCTGAATCTAAATTGGTCCTCTGTCGTGCACAGGAAACGAGAGGCTACATGCAGAGCTTGGTGGGATACTTCAGACAGTACACACAGTGGGTTAAAAACTCC TTGTCCGGAGAGGTGGCCCCGTGTAAACCTATCAgcaacatggtggacagcatgGAGATCGTCGCCTGCAGCTTCATCATCGACTCAGTG AACACCTTCTGGTTTGGTCTGGGAGGCTGCTCCATCCTGCTCATCCCCAGTATCATCTTCTCCATCAAACTGGCCAAGTACTACAGGAGGATGGACACGGAGGACGTCTTTGAGGA CTCTCCCTATTCTCTGACCCATTTCTCCCGGGCGTCTGCGCCCCCGAGCTCCTCCAACTGCTGA
- the prom1b gene encoding prominin 1 b isoform X1, whose translation MLWARWLVLLLCWGATSGEQPEDERSALPAEGQPDPRRQRSPPPVEPLDFGFVPAAVYDTHAYYEPGPIGLLFHVVHAFLYVVQPNPFPKDMIIKVIQQNMGGIKIEEWRKPENVVLLLQWVYYEVGFLICTTVGVLLLVVTPIIGACFCVCRCCENCGGEMHQRQRKNADCQRGFFTASLIATSVLIIVGVVIAYAANHNMSLHVKSTRRLINTNIRDLKTFANNTPSQIDYLMGQYITAKNKVLSELDNIGPLLGGRIHSQLEKEVVPSLDGALRMAGAKIENAIKAMRETKEALENVSSALEVLQEATGRLKASLSDERASLSNTLSDPACTNGAVSHTCSSVRATLAQLGANADFSRLADVNQALANVNVILGTDLSNIVQKGYSSFNDTPRLVKEQTRNIVSALPRVKSMLDKIGTEINSFAKMFPVESSLANFTTFLNLQQKTVESYYPQLDQMDFYRWIGCVGALCMVVLVLAFNILGLLCGTCGYDRQATPTTRGCLSNTGGNLLMAGVGFSFIFAWVLMGVVTTLFVVGGNVEKLLCEPLANRQLFKIIDTPFLVHPAKKNFLPGMLFQNPNIDLTLGSMYSDCYENSGLYHALQLETMFNINSFLNRTVYNKDLAKVFENVQVDLQGISLLEQAGRDALINFANSGIGYIDYDSYLAELNKGVTLVDLLTFSADLEAQADQLPRGALENALKGHASSIRQIHRDQVLPMEREMKYIRARSTLSQSIKQLQRTSSDLPVSRRAPLRTFHPAVCCSLPHDRSHPFRYAATQSPSRRDVSESKLVLCRAQETRGYMQSLVGYFRQYTQWVKNSLSGEVAPCKPISNMVDSMEIVACSFIIDSVNTFWFGLGGCSILLIPSIIFSIKLAKYYRRMDTEDVFEDSPYSLTHFSRASAPPSSSNC comes from the exons ATGTTGTGGGCCAGGTGGCtcgtcctgctgctctgctgggggGCCACTAGCGGCGAGCAGCCGGAGGACGAGAGGAGTGCGCTCCCGGCTGAGGGCCAGCCGGACCCCCGCAGACAGCGGTCCCCTCCGCCGGTGGAACCTTTGGACTTCGGCTTTGTCCCCGCGGCGGTTTATGACACCCACGCTTACTACGAGCCGGGGCCCATCGGGCTCCTCTTCCACGTAGTCCACGCTTTCCTCTACGTTGTCCAGCCGAACCCCTTCCCCAAAG ACATGATCATTAAAGTCATTCAGCAGAACATGGGAGGAATCAAAATAGAAGAATGGAGGAAG CCGGAAAATGTAGTCCTGTTACTGCAG TGGGTCTACTACGAAGTGGGATTCCTCATATGCACGACGGTCGGCGTCCTGCTCCTGGTCGTCACGCCCATCATCGGCGCGTGTTTCTGCGTGTGTCGGTGCTGCGAGAACTGCGGCGGCGAGATGCaccagagacagaggaagaacgCCGACTGCCAAAGAGGGTTCTTCACCGCCTCGCTCATCGCCACGTCGGTCCTAATCAT TGTGGGGGTCGTCATCGCCTACGCTGCCAATCACAACATGAGCCTGCACGTCAAGAGCACGCGGCGGTTGATCAACACCAATATCAGAGACCTGAAGACATTCGCTAACAACACACCCTCG CAAATCGACTACCTGATGGGTCAGTACATCACAGCCAAGAACAAAGTTCTGTCAGAGCTCGACA ATATTGGACCTTTGCTGGGCGGGCGGATCCACAGTCAGCTGGAAAAGGAAGTGGTTCCGTCCCTGGACGGTGCACTGCGTATGGCAGGAG CAAAAATTGAGAATGCCATCAAAG CCATGCGGGAGACCAAGGAGGCCCTGGAGAACGTCAGCTCCGCCCTGGAGGTCCTTCAGGAGGCGACGGGGAGGCTTAAAGCCAGTCTGTCCGACGAACGAGCCTCGCTGTCCAACACCCTGTCGGACCCCGCCTGCACCAACGGCGCCGTGTCCCACACTTGTAGCTCCGTGCGGGCCACGCTGGCCCAGCTGGGGGCCAATGCCGATTTCTCCCGG CTTGCAGATGTCAATCAAGCCTTGGCCAACGTCAACGTCATCCTGGGCACCGACCTCAGCAACATCGTTCAGAAG GGTTACTCGTCCTTCAATGACACACCAAGACTGGTGAAAGAGCAGACTAGGAACATCGTCTCAG CTCTGCCTC GAGTCAAGAGCATGCTGGATAAAATTGGAACAGAAATCAACAGCTTCGCCAAGATGTTCCCAGTGGAAAGTTCTCTGGCAAACTTCACCACTTTCCTCAATCTGCAGCAGAAAACGGTGGAGTCCTACTATCCACAGCTTGATCAGATGGATTTCTACAG gtggaTCGGCTGTGTGGGGGCGCTCTGCATGGTCGTACTCGTCCTGGCCTTCAACATCCTCGGACTGCTGTGCGGCACCTGTGGTTACGACaggcaggccacgcccacaaccAGAGGCTGCCTGTCAAACACCGGTGGAAACCTGCTTATGGC CGGGGTGGGATTCTCGTTCATCTTCGCCTGGGTGCTGATGGGCGTCGTAACCACTCTGTTTGTCGTCGGCGGCAACGTGGAGAAGCTGTTGTGCGAGCCGCTGGCTAACCGACAGCTGTTCAAG ATCATTGACACGCCGTTCCTGGTTCATCCCGCCAAGAAGAACTTCCTTCCCGGAATGCTGTTCCAGAATCCAAACATCGACCTGACTCTGGGAAGCATGTACAG CGACTGTTACGAGAACAGCGGCCTGTATCACGCCCTGCAGCTGGAGACCATGTTCAACATCAACTCCTTCCTCAACAGAACCGTG TACAACAAGGACCTGGCCAAAGTGTTTGAGAACGTGCAGGTGGACCTGCAGGGCATCTCGCTGCTGGAGCAGGCCGGCAGAGACGCGCTCATCAACTTCGCCAACTCTGGAATCGGATATATCGACTACGACTCCTACCTGGCTGAG TTAAATAAAGGAGTCACTCTCGTGGACCTCCTGACCTTCTCCGCTGACCTGGAGGCTCAAGCCGACCAACTG CCTCGCGGCGCTCTGGAGAACGCCCTGAAAGGACACGCCAGCAGTATCAGACAGATCCACAGAGACCAGGTGCTTCCAATGGAGCGAGAGATG AAATATATCAGAGCACGG AGCACCTTGAGCCAGAgcatcaaacagctgcagaggACGTCCAGCGACCTGCCGGTGAGCAGACGCGCACCTTTAAGAACCTTCCATCCCGCCGTGTGTTGCTCACTCCCACATGACCGGTCTCACCCTTTCAG GTACGCGGCTACGCAAAGTCCCAGCCGTCGAGACGTCTCTGAATCTAAATTGGTCCTCTGTCGTGCACAGGAAACGAGAGGCTACATGCAGAGCTTGGTGGGATACTTCAGACAGTACACACAGTGGGTTAAAAACTCC TTGTCCGGAGAGGTGGCCCCGTGTAAACCTATCAgcaacatggtggacagcatgGAGATCGTCGCCTGCAGCTTCATCATCGACTCAGTG AACACCTTCTGGTTTGGTCTGGGAGGCTGCTCCATCCTGCTCATCCCCAGTATCATCTTCTCCATCAAACTGGCCAAGTACTACAGGAGGATGGACACGGAGGACGTCTTTGAGGA CTCTCCCTATTCTCTGACCCATTTCTCCCGGGCGTCTGCGCCCCCGAGCTCCTCCAACTGCTGA
- the prom1b gene encoding prominin 1 b isoform X2: MLWARWLVLLLCWGATSGEQPEDERSALPAEGQPDPRRQRSPPPVEPLDFGFVPAAVYDTHAYYEPGPIGLLFHVVHAFLYVVQPNPFPKDMIIKVIQQNMGGIKIEEWRKPENVVLLLQWVYYEVGFLICTTVGVLLLVVTPIIGACFCVCRCCENCGGEMHQRQRKNADCQRGFFTASLIATSVLIIVGVVIAYAANHNMSLHVKSTRRLINTNIRDLKTFANNTPSQIDYLMGQYITAKNKVLSELDNIGPLLGGRIHSQLEKEVVPSLDGALRMAGAKIENAIKAMRETKEALENVSSALEVLQEATGRLKASLSDERASLSNTLSDPACTNGAVSHTCSSVRATLAQLGANADFSRLADVNQALANVNVILGTDLSNIVQKGYSSFNDTPRLVKEQTRNIVSGVKSMLDKIGTEINSFAKMFPVESSLANFTTFLNLQQKTVESYYPQLDQMDFYRWIGCVGALCMVVLVLAFNILGLLCGTCGYDRQATPTTRGCLSNTGGNLLMAGVGFSFIFAWVLMGVVTTLFVVGGNVEKLLCEPLANRQLFKIIDTPFLVHPAKKNFLPGMLFQNPNIDLTLGSMYSDCYENSGLYHALQLETMFNINSFLNRTVYNKDLAKVFENVQVDLQGISLLEQAGRDALINFANSGIGYIDYDSYLAELNKGVTLVDLLTFSADLEAQADQLPRGALENALKGHASSIRQIHRDQVLPMEREMKYIRARSTLSQSIKQLQRTSSDLPVSRRAPLRTFHPAVCCSLPHDRSHPFRYAATQSPSRRDVSESKLVLCRAQETRGYMQSLVGYFRQYTQWVKNSLSGEVAPCKPISNMVDSMEIVACSFIIDSVNTFWFGLGGCSILLIPSIIFSIKLAKYYRRMDTEDVFEDSPYSLTHFSRASAPPSSSNC, translated from the exons ATGTTGTGGGCCAGGTGGCtcgtcctgctgctctgctgggggGCCACTAGCGGCGAGCAGCCGGAGGACGAGAGGAGTGCGCTCCCGGCTGAGGGCCAGCCGGACCCCCGCAGACAGCGGTCCCCTCCGCCGGTGGAACCTTTGGACTTCGGCTTTGTCCCCGCGGCGGTTTATGACACCCACGCTTACTACGAGCCGGGGCCCATCGGGCTCCTCTTCCACGTAGTCCACGCTTTCCTCTACGTTGTCCAGCCGAACCCCTTCCCCAAAG ACATGATCATTAAAGTCATTCAGCAGAACATGGGAGGAATCAAAATAGAAGAATGGAGGAAG CCGGAAAATGTAGTCCTGTTACTGCAG TGGGTCTACTACGAAGTGGGATTCCTCATATGCACGACGGTCGGCGTCCTGCTCCTGGTCGTCACGCCCATCATCGGCGCGTGTTTCTGCGTGTGTCGGTGCTGCGAGAACTGCGGCGGCGAGATGCaccagagacagaggaagaacgCCGACTGCCAAAGAGGGTTCTTCACCGCCTCGCTCATCGCCACGTCGGTCCTAATCAT TGTGGGGGTCGTCATCGCCTACGCTGCCAATCACAACATGAGCCTGCACGTCAAGAGCACGCGGCGGTTGATCAACACCAATATCAGAGACCTGAAGACATTCGCTAACAACACACCCTCG CAAATCGACTACCTGATGGGTCAGTACATCACAGCCAAGAACAAAGTTCTGTCAGAGCTCGACA ATATTGGACCTTTGCTGGGCGGGCGGATCCACAGTCAGCTGGAAAAGGAAGTGGTTCCGTCCCTGGACGGTGCACTGCGTATGGCAGGAG CAAAAATTGAGAATGCCATCAAAG CCATGCGGGAGACCAAGGAGGCCCTGGAGAACGTCAGCTCCGCCCTGGAGGTCCTTCAGGAGGCGACGGGGAGGCTTAAAGCCAGTCTGTCCGACGAACGAGCCTCGCTGTCCAACACCCTGTCGGACCCCGCCTGCACCAACGGCGCCGTGTCCCACACTTGTAGCTCCGTGCGGGCCACGCTGGCCCAGCTGGGGGCCAATGCCGATTTCTCCCGG CTTGCAGATGTCAATCAAGCCTTGGCCAACGTCAACGTCATCCTGGGCACCGACCTCAGCAACATCGTTCAGAAG GGTTACTCGTCCTTCAATGACACACCAAGACTGGTGAAAGAGCAGACTAGGAACATCGTCTCAG GAGTCAAGAGCATGCTGGATAAAATTGGAACAGAAATCAACAGCTTCGCCAAGATGTTCCCAGTGGAAAGTTCTCTGGCAAACTTCACCACTTTCCTCAATCTGCAGCAGAAAACGGTGGAGTCCTACTATCCACAGCTTGATCAGATGGATTTCTACAG gtggaTCGGCTGTGTGGGGGCGCTCTGCATGGTCGTACTCGTCCTGGCCTTCAACATCCTCGGACTGCTGTGCGGCACCTGTGGTTACGACaggcaggccacgcccacaaccAGAGGCTGCCTGTCAAACACCGGTGGAAACCTGCTTATGGC CGGGGTGGGATTCTCGTTCATCTTCGCCTGGGTGCTGATGGGCGTCGTAACCACTCTGTTTGTCGTCGGCGGCAACGTGGAGAAGCTGTTGTGCGAGCCGCTGGCTAACCGACAGCTGTTCAAG ATCATTGACACGCCGTTCCTGGTTCATCCCGCCAAGAAGAACTTCCTTCCCGGAATGCTGTTCCAGAATCCAAACATCGACCTGACTCTGGGAAGCATGTACAG CGACTGTTACGAGAACAGCGGCCTGTATCACGCCCTGCAGCTGGAGACCATGTTCAACATCAACTCCTTCCTCAACAGAACCGTG TACAACAAGGACCTGGCCAAAGTGTTTGAGAACGTGCAGGTGGACCTGCAGGGCATCTCGCTGCTGGAGCAGGCCGGCAGAGACGCGCTCATCAACTTCGCCAACTCTGGAATCGGATATATCGACTACGACTCCTACCTGGCTGAG TTAAATAAAGGAGTCACTCTCGTGGACCTCCTGACCTTCTCCGCTGACCTGGAGGCTCAAGCCGACCAACTG CCTCGCGGCGCTCTGGAGAACGCCCTGAAAGGACACGCCAGCAGTATCAGACAGATCCACAGAGACCAGGTGCTTCCAATGGAGCGAGAGATG AAATATATCAGAGCACGG AGCACCTTGAGCCAGAgcatcaaacagctgcagaggACGTCCAGCGACCTGCCGGTGAGCAGACGCGCACCTTTAAGAACCTTCCATCCCGCCGTGTGTTGCTCACTCCCACATGACCGGTCTCACCCTTTCAG GTACGCGGCTACGCAAAGTCCCAGCCGTCGAGACGTCTCTGAATCTAAATTGGTCCTCTGTCGTGCACAGGAAACGAGAGGCTACATGCAGAGCTTGGTGGGATACTTCAGACAGTACACACAGTGGGTTAAAAACTCC TTGTCCGGAGAGGTGGCCCCGTGTAAACCTATCAgcaacatggtggacagcatgGAGATCGTCGCCTGCAGCTTCATCATCGACTCAGTG AACACCTTCTGGTTTGGTCTGGGAGGCTGCTCCATCCTGCTCATCCCCAGTATCATCTTCTCCATCAAACTGGCCAAGTACTACAGGAGGATGGACACGGAGGACGTCTTTGAGGA CTCTCCCTATTCTCTGACCCATTTCTCCCGGGCGTCTGCGCCCCCGAGCTCCTCCAACTGCTGA
- the prom1b gene encoding prominin 1 b isoform X11, giving the protein MLWARWLVLLLCWGATSGEQPEDERSALPAEGQPDPRRQRSPPPVEPLDFGFVPAAVYDTHAYYEPGPIGLLFHVVHAFLYVVQPNPFPKDMIIKVIQQNMGGIKIEEWRKPENVVLLLQWVYYEVGFLICTTVGVLLLVVTPIIGACFCVCRCCENCGGEMHQRQRKNADCQRGFFTASLIATSVLIIVGVVIAYAANHNMSLHVKSTRRLINTNIRDLKTFANNTPSQIDYLMGQYITAKNKVLSELDNIGPLLGGRIHSQLEKEVVPSLDGALRMAGAKIENAIKAMRETKEALENVSSALEVLQEATGRLKASLSDERASLSNTLSDPACTNGAVSHTCSSVRATLAQLGANADFSRLADVNQALANVNVILGTDLSNIVQKGYSSFNDTPRLVKEQTRNIVSGVKSMLDKIGTEINSFAKMFPVESSLANFTTFLNLQQKTVESYYPQLDQMDFYRWIGCVGALCMVVLVLAFNILGLLCGTCGYDRQATPTTRGCLSNTGGNLLMAGVGFSFIFAWVLMGVVTTLFVVGGNVEKLLCEPLANRQLFKIIDTPFLVHPAKKNFLPGMLFQNPNIDLTLGSMYSDCYENSGLYHALQLETMFNINSFLNRTVYNKDLAKVFENVQVDLQGISLLEQAGRDALINFANSGIGYIDYDSYLAELNKGVTLVDLLTFSADLEAQADQLPRGALENALKGHASSIRQIHRDQVLPMEREMSTLSQSIKQLQRTSSDLPVKVTNILSAIDAAEYLIAHNASHVVKQETRGYMQSLVGYFRQYTQWVKNSLSGEVAPCKPISNMVDSMEIVACSFIIDSVNTFWFGLGGCSILLIPSIIFSIKLAKYYRRMDTEDVFEDSPYSLTHFSRASAPPSSSNC; this is encoded by the exons ATGTTGTGGGCCAGGTGGCtcgtcctgctgctctgctgggggGCCACTAGCGGCGAGCAGCCGGAGGACGAGAGGAGTGCGCTCCCGGCTGAGGGCCAGCCGGACCCCCGCAGACAGCGGTCCCCTCCGCCGGTGGAACCTTTGGACTTCGGCTTTGTCCCCGCGGCGGTTTATGACACCCACGCTTACTACGAGCCGGGGCCCATCGGGCTCCTCTTCCACGTAGTCCACGCTTTCCTCTACGTTGTCCAGCCGAACCCCTTCCCCAAAG ACATGATCATTAAAGTCATTCAGCAGAACATGGGAGGAATCAAAATAGAAGAATGGAGGAAG CCGGAAAATGTAGTCCTGTTACTGCAG TGGGTCTACTACGAAGTGGGATTCCTCATATGCACGACGGTCGGCGTCCTGCTCCTGGTCGTCACGCCCATCATCGGCGCGTGTTTCTGCGTGTGTCGGTGCTGCGAGAACTGCGGCGGCGAGATGCaccagagacagaggaagaacgCCGACTGCCAAAGAGGGTTCTTCACCGCCTCGCTCATCGCCACGTCGGTCCTAATCAT TGTGGGGGTCGTCATCGCCTACGCTGCCAATCACAACATGAGCCTGCACGTCAAGAGCACGCGGCGGTTGATCAACACCAATATCAGAGACCTGAAGACATTCGCTAACAACACACCCTCG CAAATCGACTACCTGATGGGTCAGTACATCACAGCCAAGAACAAAGTTCTGTCAGAGCTCGACA ATATTGGACCTTTGCTGGGCGGGCGGATCCACAGTCAGCTGGAAAAGGAAGTGGTTCCGTCCCTGGACGGTGCACTGCGTATGGCAGGAG CAAAAATTGAGAATGCCATCAAAG CCATGCGGGAGACCAAGGAGGCCCTGGAGAACGTCAGCTCCGCCCTGGAGGTCCTTCAGGAGGCGACGGGGAGGCTTAAAGCCAGTCTGTCCGACGAACGAGCCTCGCTGTCCAACACCCTGTCGGACCCCGCCTGCACCAACGGCGCCGTGTCCCACACTTGTAGCTCCGTGCGGGCCACGCTGGCCCAGCTGGGGGCCAATGCCGATTTCTCCCGG CTTGCAGATGTCAATCAAGCCTTGGCCAACGTCAACGTCATCCTGGGCACCGACCTCAGCAACATCGTTCAGAAG GGTTACTCGTCCTTCAATGACACACCAAGACTGGTGAAAGAGCAGACTAGGAACATCGTCTCAG GAGTCAAGAGCATGCTGGATAAAATTGGAACAGAAATCAACAGCTTCGCCAAGATGTTCCCAGTGGAAAGTTCTCTGGCAAACTTCACCACTTTCCTCAATCTGCAGCAGAAAACGGTGGAGTCCTACTATCCACAGCTTGATCAGATGGATTTCTACAG gtggaTCGGCTGTGTGGGGGCGCTCTGCATGGTCGTACTCGTCCTGGCCTTCAACATCCTCGGACTGCTGTGCGGCACCTGTGGTTACGACaggcaggccacgcccacaaccAGAGGCTGCCTGTCAAACACCGGTGGAAACCTGCTTATGGC CGGGGTGGGATTCTCGTTCATCTTCGCCTGGGTGCTGATGGGCGTCGTAACCACTCTGTTTGTCGTCGGCGGCAACGTGGAGAAGCTGTTGTGCGAGCCGCTGGCTAACCGACAGCTGTTCAAG ATCATTGACACGCCGTTCCTGGTTCATCCCGCCAAGAAGAACTTCCTTCCCGGAATGCTGTTCCAGAATCCAAACATCGACCTGACTCTGGGAAGCATGTACAG CGACTGTTACGAGAACAGCGGCCTGTATCACGCCCTGCAGCTGGAGACCATGTTCAACATCAACTCCTTCCTCAACAGAACCGTG TACAACAAGGACCTGGCCAAAGTGTTTGAGAACGTGCAGGTGGACCTGCAGGGCATCTCGCTGCTGGAGCAGGCCGGCAGAGACGCGCTCATCAACTTCGCCAACTCTGGAATCGGATATATCGACTACGACTCCTACCTGGCTGAG TTAAATAAAGGAGTCACTCTCGTGGACCTCCTGACCTTCTCCGCTGACCTGGAGGCTCAAGCCGACCAACTG CCTCGCGGCGCTCTGGAGAACGCCCTGAAAGGACACGCCAGCAGTATCAGACAGATCCACAGAGACCAGGTGCTTCCAATGGAGCGAGAGATG AGCACCTTGAGCCAGAgcatcaaacagctgcagaggACGTCCAGCGACCTGCCG GTCAAGGTGACGAACATCCTGAGTGCCATCGACGCGGCCGAGTATCTGATCGCTCATAACGCCTCCCATGTGGTAAAACAG GAAACGAGAGGCTACATGCAGAGCTTGGTGGGATACTTCAGACAGTACACACAGTGGGTTAAAAACTCC TTGTCCGGAGAGGTGGCCCCGTGTAAACCTATCAgcaacatggtggacagcatgGAGATCGTCGCCTGCAGCTTCATCATCGACTCAGTG AACACCTTCTGGTTTGGTCTGGGAGGCTGCTCCATCCTGCTCATCCCCAGTATCATCTTCTCCATCAAACTGGCCAAGTACTACAGGAGGATGGACACGGAGGACGTCTTTGAGGA CTCTCCCTATTCTCTGACCCATTTCTCCCGGGCGTCTGCGCCCCCGAGCTCCTCCAACTGCTGA